The Arachis hypogaea cultivar Tifrunner chromosome 16, arahy.Tifrunner.gnm2.J5K5, whole genome shotgun sequence genome contains a region encoding:
- the LOC112758063 gene encoding kinesin-like protein KIN-14I isoform X1: protein MTTEEAVPFNTVSVVEDILQQRGGHFDGKLASRRDEEASVRRNEATEWMRKTLGVVAGRDLPAEPSEEDFRVALRTGIILCNVLNKVVPGSIPKIIQAPKDSVLVTDGGAPIVFQYVENVKSFIEAVGEMGIPTFEASDMEKGGNLSRVVSCLLELKSYAEWVQGGKIGSWKLAGLPNSKPPLMKTLLRRNSEPSMMKSMGNTLGEKDSSATDNDPKSNLIQMNSTYPSLISLVREHLSNKRTEEIPFVVESLLSQVMNEFEHRLLEQHERIRTIQQEKVSSCKPDEDRLPERQETQVKTIQQEKVSSSKPDEERLPERQETQVREIQQETASPFNPDKQRLIEQQEAKLREIQEQLRAAQQEQLRAAQQEQLRAAQQEQLKAIQQEQLRAIQQDKVSSSKPEPLVSKAAPIDEEMEEKEEKIDTKEETMEEMMEETQAEEVEMEEEEEEIDEMEEKGEETKDLDLPRDNGPSLEFLRQQENIRKEELLRQEEIIRQERARHEEIIREGERLRQEELLRQEEIIRQGERARQEEIIRQGEKVRQEELIRHEEIIREGERVRQELIREGERVRQEELIRQEEIIRQAERARQEEIIRQGEKLREEERARHEEIIRQHERTLQQERARQEEMIRQQEIVRQQERSRQQAIVQRQQAIVQRQNKSLQDLKTIVHQTKSGVQAMHQKYQEDFLVLCKHVRSLVSAAAGYQKVLEENRKLYNQVQDLKGNIRVYCRVRPFLGAPSPNQSVGSIDDGSISILTPSNYGKEGKKTFNFNKCFGPSATQSQVFADTQPLIRSVLDGYNVCIFAYGQTGSGKTFTMSGPDDLTEETMGVNYRALNDLFLLQDQRKDTIIYEIGVQMLEIYNEQVRDLLCTDGATKKLEIRNRSQNGLNVPDANLVPVATTADVINLMNLGNKNRAVGSTAMNSRSSRSHSCLTVHVQGKYLTSPKTIHASLHLVDLAGSERADKTEATGDRLKEAQYINKSLSALGDVISSLAAKSSHVPYRNSKLTQLLQDSLGGQAKTLMFVHISPEPDAVGETLSTLKFAERVATVELGAAKANNAGDNKAGGNNTNTSGGSSKDGADVKDLKDQIASLKAALARKDAELEQYQGMNLDGAKLNKSHGSTPSLRNLGSTGGARKLPRDDSANSEGQNQDESKLKRRSLDYEDMETGYENSGDWMNNHNNKMAMAMAMKRNDSLTSNDSLVAQWEADNKPSSPSSSPTSYDYDDDMATNDNSSEASDMNWQPTPKSTSSTPSNASSSLKPKKTTTTTPLKPTKTVDRSPASSAPAPAARKPAAAVGSQVKKVAATDVKKRIGGAK, encoded by the exons ATGACGACGGAGGAAGCTGTGCCATTCAATACTGTATCCGTTGTGGAAGACATTCTTCAGCAGCGCGGCGGCCACTTCGACGGCAAGTTGGCGTCACGGCGAGACGAAGAAGCAT CGGTGAGAAGAAATGAAGCTACTGAATGGATGCGTAAAACACTTGGAGTAGTCGCAGGGAGAGACTTGCCAGCAGAGCCTTCTGAGGAAGATTTCAGGGTTGCCTTGCGAACCGGTATTATCCTCTGCAATGTTCTCAACAAAGTTGTACCCGGTTCAATTCCTAAG ATAATTCAAGCCCCCAAGGATTCTGTTCTAGTGACTGATGGAGGAGCACCGATTGTGTTTCAGTATGTTGAAAATGTGAAGAGTTTTATTGAAGCTGTGGGAGAAATGGGGATTCCCACCTTTGAAGCTTCCGATATGGAAAAG GGTGGAAATTTATCAAGGGTGGTGAGTTGTTTGTTAGAGCTCAAATCCTATGCGGAATGGGTACAGGGAGGGAAAATTGGGTCATGGAAATTGGCTGGCCTTCCAAATTCAAAACCACCCTTGATGAAAACCCTTCTAAGAAGAAACTCTGAACCATCCATGATGAAATCCATGGGGAACACATTAGGGGAGAAAGATTCTTCTGCTACTGACAATGATCCCAAGTCTAACCTCATCCAGATG AATTCAACCTATCCTTCTTTAATTTCATTAGTTCGTGAGCATTTGTCAAATAAGAGGACAGAAGAAATTCCTTTT GTAGTTGAATCCCTGCTCAGTCAAGTCATGAATGAGTTTGAACATCGATTGCTTGAACAACATGAAAGG ATTAGAACAATTCAACAAGAAAAAGTATCATCATGTAAACCAGATGAAGATCGATTGCCTGAACGACAAGAAACG CAGGTTAAAACAATCCAACAAGAAAAAGTATCATCATCTAAACCAGATGAAGAAAGATTGCCTGAACGACAAGAAACG CAGGTTAGAGAAATTCAACAAGAAACAGCATCACCATTCAACCCAGATAAACAGCGACTCATTGAACAACAAGAAGCG AAGCTTAGAGAAATTCAAGAGCAGCTTAGAGCAGCTCAACAAGAGCAGCTTAGAGCAGCTCAACAAGAGCAGCTTAGAGCAGCTCAACAAGAGCAGCTTAAAGCAATTCAACAAGAACAGCTTAGAGCAATTCAACAAGATAAAGTATCATCATCTAAACCAGAACCTTTGGTTTCAAAAGCTGCTCCTATTGACGAAGAG atggaagaaaaggaagagaagatagatacaaaagaagaaacaaTGGAAGAAATGATGGAAGAAACACAGGCCGAAGAGGTTGAgatggaagaagaggaggaagaaatagatgagatggaagaaaagggagaagaaacaAAAGATCTAGATCTTCCTCGGGACAATGGACCAAGCCTCGAGTTCTTAAGACAACAAGAGAATATCCGAAAAGAAGAGTTACTCCGACAAGAAGAGATAATCCGACAAGAGAGAGCTCGACATGAAGAGATAATCCGAGAAGGGGAGAGACTCCGACAAGAAGAGTTACTCCGACAAGAAGAGATAATCCGACAAGGGGAGAGAGCTCGACAAGAAGAGATAATtcgacaaggggagaaagtcCGACAAGAAGAGTTAATCCGACACGAAGAGATAATCCGAGAAGGGGAGAGAGTCCGACAAGAACTAATCCGAGAAGGGGAGAGAGTCCGACAAGAAGAGTTAATCCGACAAGAAGAGATAATCCGACAAGCGGAGAGAGCTCGACAAGAAGAGATAATCCGACAAGGGGAGAAACTCCGAGAAGAAGAGAGAGCTCGACACGAAGAGATAATCCGGCAACACGAGAGAACCCTGCAACAAGAGAGAGCTCGGCAAGAAGAGATGATCCGGCAACAAGAGATAGTCCGACAACAAGAAAGATCCCGACAACAAGCGATAGTCCAACGACAACAAGCGATAGTCCAACGACAAAACAAGAGTCTCCAG GATTTGAAAACTATAGTCCATCAAACAAAATCAGGAGTACAGGCTATGCACCAGAAGTACCAGGAAGATTTCCTCGTACTAT GCAAGCATGTGCGTAGCTTAGTTTCTGCTGCTGCAGGATATCAGAAAGTTCTTGAGGAGAACCGTAAGTTATATAATCAAGTGCAGGATCTGAAAG GGAATATTAGGGTGTACTGCAGAGTTAGACCCTTCTTGGGCGCTCCATCGCCCAATCAGAGTGTCGGTAGTATTGATGACGGAAGTATCTCAATCTTAACACCTTCAAATTATGGGAAAGAGGGGAAGAAGACATTCAATTTTAACAAATGTTTTGGTCCTAGTGCAACACAAT CACAAGTTTTCGCCGACACACAACCTCTGATTCGGTCAGTGTTGGATGGATACAATGTCTGCATATTTGCCTATGGCCAAACAGGATCAGGAAAAACATTCACTATG TCTGGGCCAGACGATCTTACCGAGGAAACCATGGGTGTCAACTACCGTGCCCTGAATGATCTTTTCCTACTTCAGGATCAGAGGAAGGACACCATTATCTATGAGATTGGTGTTCAGATGCTTGAGATTTACAATGAGCAAGTCAGAGATCTACTATGCACAGATGGAGCTACCAAAAA ATTAGAAATTCGCAACCGTTCCCAGAACGGACTCAATGTGCCTGATGCCAACCTTGTTCCTGTTGCAACAACTGCTGATGTCATAAACTTGATGAACTTGGGAAACAAGAATCGAGCTGTTGGTTCTACTGCCATGAACTCTCGTAGTAGCCGTTCTCACAG TTGCCTAACAGTTCATGTTCAAGGAAAATACCTGACATCGCCGAAAACCATTCATGCTAGCTTGCATCTGGTTGATCTAGCAGGAAGCGAAAGGGCTGATAAAACTGAAGCTACTGGAGATAGGCTCAAGGAAGCTCAGTATATCAACAAGTCACTTTCTGCCTTGGGAGATGTTATCTCTTCCCTTGCTGCAAAGAGTTCCCATGTTCCCTACAGGAACAGCAAACTCACCCAACTGCTTCAAGATTCTCTTG GTGGGCAAGCAAAGACACTAATGTTTGTTCATATTAGTCCTGAGCCTGATGCAGTTGGAGAAACACTTAGTACACTTAAGTTTGCAGAACGTGTTGCCACTGTTGAACTTGGTGCTGCTAAAGCTAACAATGCTGGTGATAATAAAGCTGGTGGTAATAACACTAATACTAGTGGTGGTAGCAGTAAAGATGGTGCTGATGTCAAAGATCTCAAAGACCAg ATTGCTAGCTTGAAGGCAGCCTTAGCAAGGAAGGATGCAGAACTAGAACAATATCAAGGCATGAACCTTGATGGAGCAAAGTTGAATAAATCTCATGGATCCACTCCTTCACTACGTAATTTGGGTTCTACTGGAGGTGCTAGGAAGCTGCCAAGAGATGATTCTGCTAACTCAGAG GGCCAAAACCAGGACGAATCGAAGCTGAAAAGAAGAAGCTTAGATTACGAGGACATGGAAACTGGGTATGAAAATTCTGGGGACTGGATGAACAACCATAATAATAAGATGGCAATGGCGATGgcaatgaagaggaatgatagctTAACTAGTAATGATAGCCTAGTGGCACAATGGGAAGCAGATAACAAACCATCATCTCCATCTTCTAGTCCAACTTcatatgattatgatgatgatatGGCAACCAATGATAATTCATCTGAGGCATCAGACATGAACTGGCAACCAACACCTAAATCAACCTCCTCCACTCCTTCAAACGCCTCATCAAGCCTTAAACCAAAGAAAACAACAACTACTACTCCTCTTAAACCAACAAAGACCGTGGACAG GAGTCCTGCATCATCAGCTCCCGCACCAGCAGCAAGGAAACCAGCAGCAGCAGTAGGTAGTCAAGTAAAAAAGGTTGCAGCGACTGATGTAAAGAAAAGAATTGGGGGTGCCAAGTGA
- the LOC112758063 gene encoding kinesin-like protein KIN-14I isoform X3: MTTEEAVPFNTVSVVEDILQQRGGHFDGKLASRRDEEASVRRNEATEWMRKTLGVVAGRDLPAEPSEEDFRVALRTGIILCNVLNKVVPGSIPKIIQAPKDSVLVTDGGAPIVFQYVENVKSFIEAVGEMGIPTFEASDMEKGGNLSRVVSCLLELKSYAEWVQGGKIGSWKLAGLPNSKPPLMKTLLRRNSEPSMMKSMGNTLGEKDSSATDNDPKSNLIQMNSTYPSLISLVREHLSNKRTEEIPFVVESLLSQVMNEFEHRLLEQHERIRTIQQEKVSSCKPDEDRLPERQETQVKTIQQEKVSSSKPDEERLPERQETVREIQQETASPFNPDKQRLIEQQEAKLREIQEQLRAAQQEQLRAAQQEQLRAAQQEQLKAIQQEQLRAIQQDKVSSSKPEPLVSKAAPIDEEMEEKEEKIDTKEETMEEMMEETQAEEVEMEEEEEEIDEMEEKGEETKDLDLPRDNGPSLEFLRQQENIRKEELLRQEEIIRQERARHEEIIREGERLRQEELLRQEEIIRQGERARQEEIIRQGEKVRQEELIRHEEIIREGERVRQELIREGERVRQEELIRQEEIIRQAERARQEEIIRQGEKLREEERARHEEIIRQHERTLQQERARQEEMIRQQEIVRQQERSRQQAIVQRQQAIVQRQNKSLQDLKTIVHQTKSGVQAMHQKYQEDFLVLCKHVRSLVSAAAGYQKVLEENRKLYNQVQDLKGNIRVYCRVRPFLGAPSPNQSVGSIDDGSISILTPSNYGKEGKKTFNFNKCFGPSATQSQVFADTQPLIRSVLDGYNVCIFAYGQTGSGKTFTMSGPDDLTEETMGVNYRALNDLFLLQDQRKDTIIYEIGVQMLEIYNEQVRDLLCTDGATKKLEIRNRSQNGLNVPDANLVPVATTADVINLMNLGNKNRAVGSTAMNSRSSRSHSCLTVHVQGKYLTSPKTIHASLHLVDLAGSERADKTEATGDRLKEAQYINKSLSALGDVISSLAAKSSHVPYRNSKLTQLLQDSLGGQAKTLMFVHISPEPDAVGETLSTLKFAERVATVELGAAKANNAGDNKAGGNNTNTSGGSSKDGADVKDLKDQIASLKAALARKDAELEQYQGMNLDGAKLNKSHGSTPSLRNLGSTGGARKLPRDDSANSEGQNQDESKLKRRSLDYEDMETGYENSGDWMNNHNNKMAMAMAMKRNDSLTSNDSLVAQWEADNKPSSPSSSPTSYDYDDDMATNDNSSEASDMNWQPTPKSTSSTPSNASSSLKPKKTTTTTPLKPTKTVDRSPASSAPAPAARKPAAAVGSQVKKVAATDVKKRIGGAK; this comes from the exons ATGACGACGGAGGAAGCTGTGCCATTCAATACTGTATCCGTTGTGGAAGACATTCTTCAGCAGCGCGGCGGCCACTTCGACGGCAAGTTGGCGTCACGGCGAGACGAAGAAGCAT CGGTGAGAAGAAATGAAGCTACTGAATGGATGCGTAAAACACTTGGAGTAGTCGCAGGGAGAGACTTGCCAGCAGAGCCTTCTGAGGAAGATTTCAGGGTTGCCTTGCGAACCGGTATTATCCTCTGCAATGTTCTCAACAAAGTTGTACCCGGTTCAATTCCTAAG ATAATTCAAGCCCCCAAGGATTCTGTTCTAGTGACTGATGGAGGAGCACCGATTGTGTTTCAGTATGTTGAAAATGTGAAGAGTTTTATTGAAGCTGTGGGAGAAATGGGGATTCCCACCTTTGAAGCTTCCGATATGGAAAAG GGTGGAAATTTATCAAGGGTGGTGAGTTGTTTGTTAGAGCTCAAATCCTATGCGGAATGGGTACAGGGAGGGAAAATTGGGTCATGGAAATTGGCTGGCCTTCCAAATTCAAAACCACCCTTGATGAAAACCCTTCTAAGAAGAAACTCTGAACCATCCATGATGAAATCCATGGGGAACACATTAGGGGAGAAAGATTCTTCTGCTACTGACAATGATCCCAAGTCTAACCTCATCCAGATG AATTCAACCTATCCTTCTTTAATTTCATTAGTTCGTGAGCATTTGTCAAATAAGAGGACAGAAGAAATTCCTTTT GTAGTTGAATCCCTGCTCAGTCAAGTCATGAATGAGTTTGAACATCGATTGCTTGAACAACATGAAAGG ATTAGAACAATTCAACAAGAAAAAGTATCATCATGTAAACCAGATGAAGATCGATTGCCTGAACGACAAGAAACG CAGGTTAAAACAATCCAACAAGAAAAAGTATCATCATCTAAACCAGATGAAGAAAGATTGCCTGAACGACAAGAAACG GTTAGAGAAATTCAACAAGAAACAGCATCACCATTCAACCCAGATAAACAGCGACTCATTGAACAACAAGAAGCG AAGCTTAGAGAAATTCAAGAGCAGCTTAGAGCAGCTCAACAAGAGCAGCTTAGAGCAGCTCAACAAGAGCAGCTTAGAGCAGCTCAACAAGAGCAGCTTAAAGCAATTCAACAAGAACAGCTTAGAGCAATTCAACAAGATAAAGTATCATCATCTAAACCAGAACCTTTGGTTTCAAAAGCTGCTCCTATTGACGAAGAG atggaagaaaaggaagagaagatagatacaaaagaagaaacaaTGGAAGAAATGATGGAAGAAACACAGGCCGAAGAGGTTGAgatggaagaagaggaggaagaaatagatgagatggaagaaaagggagaagaaacaAAAGATCTAGATCTTCCTCGGGACAATGGACCAAGCCTCGAGTTCTTAAGACAACAAGAGAATATCCGAAAAGAAGAGTTACTCCGACAAGAAGAGATAATCCGACAAGAGAGAGCTCGACATGAAGAGATAATCCGAGAAGGGGAGAGACTCCGACAAGAAGAGTTACTCCGACAAGAAGAGATAATCCGACAAGGGGAGAGAGCTCGACAAGAAGAGATAATtcgacaaggggagaaagtcCGACAAGAAGAGTTAATCCGACACGAAGAGATAATCCGAGAAGGGGAGAGAGTCCGACAAGAACTAATCCGAGAAGGGGAGAGAGTCCGACAAGAAGAGTTAATCCGACAAGAAGAGATAATCCGACAAGCGGAGAGAGCTCGACAAGAAGAGATAATCCGACAAGGGGAGAAACTCCGAGAAGAAGAGAGAGCTCGACACGAAGAGATAATCCGGCAACACGAGAGAACCCTGCAACAAGAGAGAGCTCGGCAAGAAGAGATGATCCGGCAACAAGAGATAGTCCGACAACAAGAAAGATCCCGACAACAAGCGATAGTCCAACGACAACAAGCGATAGTCCAACGACAAAACAAGAGTCTCCAG GATTTGAAAACTATAGTCCATCAAACAAAATCAGGAGTACAGGCTATGCACCAGAAGTACCAGGAAGATTTCCTCGTACTAT GCAAGCATGTGCGTAGCTTAGTTTCTGCTGCTGCAGGATATCAGAAAGTTCTTGAGGAGAACCGTAAGTTATATAATCAAGTGCAGGATCTGAAAG GGAATATTAGGGTGTACTGCAGAGTTAGACCCTTCTTGGGCGCTCCATCGCCCAATCAGAGTGTCGGTAGTATTGATGACGGAAGTATCTCAATCTTAACACCTTCAAATTATGGGAAAGAGGGGAAGAAGACATTCAATTTTAACAAATGTTTTGGTCCTAGTGCAACACAAT CACAAGTTTTCGCCGACACACAACCTCTGATTCGGTCAGTGTTGGATGGATACAATGTCTGCATATTTGCCTATGGCCAAACAGGATCAGGAAAAACATTCACTATG TCTGGGCCAGACGATCTTACCGAGGAAACCATGGGTGTCAACTACCGTGCCCTGAATGATCTTTTCCTACTTCAGGATCAGAGGAAGGACACCATTATCTATGAGATTGGTGTTCAGATGCTTGAGATTTACAATGAGCAAGTCAGAGATCTACTATGCACAGATGGAGCTACCAAAAA ATTAGAAATTCGCAACCGTTCCCAGAACGGACTCAATGTGCCTGATGCCAACCTTGTTCCTGTTGCAACAACTGCTGATGTCATAAACTTGATGAACTTGGGAAACAAGAATCGAGCTGTTGGTTCTACTGCCATGAACTCTCGTAGTAGCCGTTCTCACAG TTGCCTAACAGTTCATGTTCAAGGAAAATACCTGACATCGCCGAAAACCATTCATGCTAGCTTGCATCTGGTTGATCTAGCAGGAAGCGAAAGGGCTGATAAAACTGAAGCTACTGGAGATAGGCTCAAGGAAGCTCAGTATATCAACAAGTCACTTTCTGCCTTGGGAGATGTTATCTCTTCCCTTGCTGCAAAGAGTTCCCATGTTCCCTACAGGAACAGCAAACTCACCCAACTGCTTCAAGATTCTCTTG GTGGGCAAGCAAAGACACTAATGTTTGTTCATATTAGTCCTGAGCCTGATGCAGTTGGAGAAACACTTAGTACACTTAAGTTTGCAGAACGTGTTGCCACTGTTGAACTTGGTGCTGCTAAAGCTAACAATGCTGGTGATAATAAAGCTGGTGGTAATAACACTAATACTAGTGGTGGTAGCAGTAAAGATGGTGCTGATGTCAAAGATCTCAAAGACCAg ATTGCTAGCTTGAAGGCAGCCTTAGCAAGGAAGGATGCAGAACTAGAACAATATCAAGGCATGAACCTTGATGGAGCAAAGTTGAATAAATCTCATGGATCCACTCCTTCACTACGTAATTTGGGTTCTACTGGAGGTGCTAGGAAGCTGCCAAGAGATGATTCTGCTAACTCAGAG GGCCAAAACCAGGACGAATCGAAGCTGAAAAGAAGAAGCTTAGATTACGAGGACATGGAAACTGGGTATGAAAATTCTGGGGACTGGATGAACAACCATAATAATAAGATGGCAATGGCGATGgcaatgaagaggaatgatagctTAACTAGTAATGATAGCCTAGTGGCACAATGGGAAGCAGATAACAAACCATCATCTCCATCTTCTAGTCCAACTTcatatgattatgatgatgatatGGCAACCAATGATAATTCATCTGAGGCATCAGACATGAACTGGCAACCAACACCTAAATCAACCTCCTCCACTCCTTCAAACGCCTCATCAAGCCTTAAACCAAAGAAAACAACAACTACTACTCCTCTTAAACCAACAAAGACCGTGGACAG GAGTCCTGCATCATCAGCTCCCGCACCAGCAGCAAGGAAACCAGCAGCAGCAGTAGGTAGTCAAGTAAAAAAGGTTGCAGCGACTGATGTAAAGAAAAGAATTGGGGGTGCCAAGTGA